A genomic window from Luteolibacter sp. LG18 includes:
- a CDS encoding autotransporter-associated beta strand repeat-containing protein, whose translation MFHRRSLACLLCSFLLSLIPAHGQRQMERLGRGVVAIRTSSTQVYVGWRLLGNDPEDISFNLYRSANGATAVKVNASPITTTTNYVDTPGSLSTTAYTYSVKTVLNGVEVADAWANLASGPYTLALNAPTRQYLSVPMQPTPDDAAAGVSFDVKFCWVGDVDGDGEYDFVVDRSNPSVEARQWLQAYKRDGTLLWQMNMGPNSVDHYNITPGSSSIGIGHGDNVTVYDLDGDGKAEVIVRTANGVVFPNGTTLTAPDDEVQYISILDGQTGAEKARAVVPVPSTWVAKTHMNGHMGIVYADGMRPSLFFHTSNRNPDQSFNNVATTWDYRNGVLSQRWTWPFSGHYATAHQIRLADVDNDGKDEYCDIGHVLKSDGSGQMNGSVLNEVVHGDRFHVTDIDPDRPGLETFLIQQNNGTGLATVYQAADKSAVLKKWYASGVVDVGRGTVGDFIPTTKGCEFFSTQTGMFDSKGNMLVNRQPFPPETIWWGVDANTVNTAIPGLNKPYLCRQFVATVGSGATAPAVSWYDPRYPDTQYRTYTIYNETSPGVYQADGGRPAFWGDILGDWREEMVLVANDNSELRIYTTKIPDVVKTSNGQPFRIYTLMQNPQYRIQATTKGYVQSSYVDYYLGTDMTPPPPPPMVDAKLVWNGGTGAMTWDAGTTQAWLNNGTAGNFANGDTVRFDIAGSNTTAVMLNGTLQPGALTVYSPKDYTFSGSGVLGGSMTLMKAGKGALTLSGTHSFTGKTTVWDGALVVNGGLQGSPVTVWGGTWGGAGAAGNTGGRLAGTGQFGQAVTVKYRGAVTPGAGMGSAGALAFANGLSAEDGATFALDLSDDPTGTAKANDRIAVTGNLSLAGTVSLVINPLNTALAPGSYTLATYTGTLTGGTPNLSVIVPAGTPYTLAADSGSIRLTVPTTRAAASVTWRGTGGNWDLAASQNWLRAGSPDVFVSGDTVTFDATGAASPTVTLTTALPVGGVTVNSATSYTFSGAGGLTGSGGLTKSGTGTLTLTTDNTYTGPTVINGGVLAVAELGDAGGPSAIGASSSAASNLVINGGTLQLIDSQTNTNRNITLGASGGTIDIVLANSSIQVSGALSGSGGLVKSGPGTLLLASANTYTGGTVITGGKIYLAGSTPNSSGLGTGTVTINNGTLAMADVQASETAAWNVVVPAGGVARLDADGRCSLTGSLTGGGDFTIYSPYVRTDLKGNWSAFTGNINVLGDFRITNSNGYANAAMNFGDGAYAYYNLTMSGTVTLGVGELSGTATSNLRGGPTSGRTLVWQAGSRNTDSTFAGVIGNGTGPTALTKVGTGALTLTGANTYTGATTVQGGALVVNGSLTGSAVTVQSSATLGGSGSITGDVTIQSGGKLAFTVANGVVNGLNITGNLTLNGSIVITPVPGAGVFPQGTYTIATYSGTLGGTPTLVWNPAPGSNQTATFDTSTAGVIKITVKRGAATLSWTGAASGTWDSVSGNWLLNGGTEVFSAPDSVVFDDSSAVNTVSISGPLSPGAVSVANSTKNYTLTATNGGIDGAAVLTKSGTGTLTLTAANVFTGGSVITAGSIVLSDAATNSGGLGTGLVKLNGGTLKLFSLGSSSTSAGTIPNAIQVDAGNAGTLIGFGRGVISGPVTGSGTLNFQTDYVRCDIIGNWSAFNGLVNVTKGPNGGDFRINNTNGFGTARINLGTGTYMYMQVNFGPSGLTNTIGEVTGTGELKGGPTAGRTMTWNVGGANTDATFDGPIKNATGITAITKSGTGAWTLTGASTYTGATSVSAGSLLVTGSLGTTAVSVASGATVGGSGTLGGNLTLASGSRLALGVGASATKGLTVAGTSTLTGAITVVPAMLGGTLASGTYTLLTYTGTLAGSPTFTWNDTTGSGYSAVFDTSTSGVVKVTLAAPSFIPAPSGLTATSGNGEVALAWTPVSGATSYKVMRSTSSGIGYSETATGLTSTSFTDPGLSNGMDYYYVVTAVKPDATSANSNEASARPVQSFSQWTASVFPGQTDSLVTGPNADPDKDGCQNLLEYFFGQAPGTANPSNPMACKPDGQGNIELTFPMSKNLSNVSYVVRQSADMKTWTSTNVTPVVVSDNGTIRQMKAVVPRNGKAVLFLQISVTGN comes from the coding sequence ATGTTTCACCGACGTTCCCTTGCATGCCTCCTATGTAGTTTTCTCCTCTCCCTGATTCCCGCCCACGGCCAGCGCCAGATGGAGCGGCTGGGCCGCGGCGTGGTGGCCATCCGCACCAGCAGCACGCAGGTATACGTGGGCTGGCGGTTGCTGGGAAATGACCCCGAGGACATCTCCTTCAACCTCTACCGCTCTGCCAACGGCGCGACCGCGGTGAAGGTGAATGCCTCGCCGATCACCACCACCACGAACTACGTCGACACTCCCGGCAGCCTCAGCACCACCGCCTACACCTATTCGGTGAAAACCGTGCTCAATGGCGTGGAGGTGGCGGATGCCTGGGCAAACCTCGCCAGCGGTCCCTACACCCTGGCATTGAACGCGCCCACCCGGCAATATCTCTCGGTGCCGATGCAGCCGACGCCGGATGACGCGGCGGCCGGGGTTTCCTTCGACGTGAAGTTCTGCTGGGTCGGCGATGTCGATGGCGATGGTGAATACGATTTCGTGGTCGATCGCAGCAATCCCAGCGTCGAGGCCCGCCAGTGGCTCCAGGCCTACAAGCGCGATGGCACGCTGCTGTGGCAGATGAACATGGGGCCGAACAGCGTGGACCATTACAACATCACGCCGGGTTCGTCCTCGATCGGCATCGGCCACGGCGACAACGTGACAGTCTACGACCTCGATGGCGACGGCAAGGCGGAGGTGATCGTGCGCACCGCTAATGGCGTTGTGTTTCCGAATGGCACCACGCTCACCGCGCCGGATGACGAGGTGCAGTATATCTCGATCCTCGATGGCCAGACCGGCGCGGAAAAGGCGCGCGCGGTAGTCCCGGTACCGTCCACCTGGGTCGCGAAAACCCACATGAACGGCCACATGGGCATCGTCTATGCAGACGGGATGCGCCCATCGCTGTTCTTCCACACCTCGAACCGCAACCCGGACCAAAGCTTCAACAATGTCGCCACCACGTGGGACTATCGCAACGGCGTGCTTTCGCAGCGCTGGACCTGGCCCTTCAGCGGCCATTATGCCACCGCCCACCAGATCCGCCTCGCGGACGTGGACAACGACGGCAAGGACGAATATTGCGACATCGGCCACGTGCTGAAGTCCGATGGCTCCGGCCAGATGAACGGCAGCGTCCTCAACGAGGTGGTGCACGGCGACCGTTTCCACGTCACCGACATCGACCCGGATCGCCCGGGACTGGAAACCTTCCTGATCCAGCAGAACAACGGCACCGGACTGGCGACCGTGTATCAGGCGGCGGACAAGAGCGCGGTCCTCAAGAAGTGGTATGCGAGCGGCGTGGTCGACGTCGGCCGCGGGACGGTGGGCGATTTCATCCCGACCACCAAGGGCTGCGAGTTCTTCTCCACCCAGACGGGGATGTTCGATAGCAAGGGGAACATGCTGGTCAACCGGCAGCCGTTCCCTCCGGAAACCATCTGGTGGGGAGTGGACGCGAATACCGTCAACACCGCCATTCCCGGGTTGAACAAGCCCTACCTGTGCCGACAGTTTGTCGCCACGGTGGGTAGCGGTGCCACGGCTCCGGCGGTTTCCTGGTATGATCCGAGGTACCCGGACACCCAGTACCGCACCTACACGATCTACAACGAAACCTCGCCAGGGGTGTATCAGGCCGATGGCGGCCGACCGGCGTTCTGGGGAGACATCCTCGGCGATTGGCGCGAGGAGATGGTGCTGGTGGCGAACGACAACTCCGAGCTGCGCATCTACACGACCAAGATTCCGGACGTCGTGAAAACCAGCAACGGACAGCCGTTCCGCATCTACACCCTGATGCAGAACCCGCAATATCGCATTCAGGCGACCACCAAAGGCTACGTGCAGTCGAGCTACGTGGACTATTATCTCGGCACCGACATGACCCCGCCTCCGCCACCACCGATGGTGGACGCGAAGCTGGTGTGGAACGGCGGCACCGGCGCGATGACGTGGGATGCCGGCACGACCCAAGCGTGGCTGAACAACGGCACGGCTGGTAATTTCGCGAATGGCGATACCGTGCGCTTCGATATCGCCGGATCGAATACCACCGCCGTCATGCTTAATGGCACCCTGCAACCCGGTGCTCTGACCGTTTACAGCCCGAAGGATTACACCTTCAGCGGCTCTGGTGTCCTCGGTGGCTCGATGACCTTGATGAAGGCGGGGAAGGGCGCGCTCACCCTGTCCGGTACCCATTCCTTCACCGGCAAGACCACCGTCTGGGACGGCGCGCTGGTGGTGAATGGTGGCCTCCAGGGCAGCCCGGTCACCGTGTGGGGCGGCACGTGGGGCGGGGCCGGAGCCGCGGGCAATACCGGTGGACGACTTGCGGGCACCGGCCAGTTCGGCCAGGCGGTCACGGTGAAATACCGCGGCGCAGTCACGCCGGGCGCGGGGATGGGAAGCGCGGGCGCGCTGGCGTTTGCCAATGGCCTCTCCGCCGAGGATGGCGCGACCTTTGCCCTCGATCTCTCCGATGATCCAACCGGCACCGCCAAGGCCAACGACCGCATCGCCGTCACCGGAAACCTTTCGCTCGCGGGCACCGTTTCGCTCGTGATCAATCCGCTGAACACCGCGCTTGCGCCGGGCTCTTACACGCTCGCCACCTACACCGGCACGCTCACCGGTGGAACACCCAACCTCTCCGTGATCGTGCCCGCGGGAACGCCCTACACGCTGGCGGCGGACAGCGGTTCGATCCGTCTCACCGTGCCAACCACCCGAGCCGCGGCCTCGGTCACGTGGCGTGGCACCGGCGGCAATTGGGATCTCGCGGCCAGCCAGAACTGGCTCCGCGCGGGATCGCCGGATGTCTTCGTTTCGGGAGACACCGTGACCTTCGATGCCACCGGCGCTGCCAGCCCCACCGTCACGCTCACCACCGCATTGCCAGTTGGCGGCGTGACCGTGAACTCGGCCACCAGTTACACCTTCAGCGGTGCGGGCGGCCTCACCGGCAGCGGCGGCCTGACGAAGTCCGGCACCGGCACGCTCACGCTCACCACGGACAATACCTACACCGGTCCCACCGTGATCAATGGCGGGGTGCTCGCCGTGGCGGAACTCGGCGACGCGGGCGGGCCGAGCGCCATCGGAGCCTCCAGCTCCGCCGCGAGCAATCTGGTCATCAACGGCGGCACGCTCCAGCTCATCGACTCGCAGACCAATACCAACCGCAACATTACGCTCGGCGCGTCCGGCGGCACCATCGACATCGTGCTGGCCAACAGCTCGATCCAGGTGAGCGGTGCACTCAGCGGCAGCGGCGGCTTGGTGAAGAGCGGCCCCGGCACGCTCTTGCTCGCCAGCGCGAACACCTACACCGGCGGCACCGTCATCACCGGCGGCAAGATCTACCTTGCCGGATCGACCCCGAACTCCAGCGGCCTCGGCACCGGCACCGTGACCATCAACAACGGCACGCTCGCGATGGCGGACGTGCAGGCCAGCGAGACCGCCGCTTGGAACGTGGTGGTGCCCGCGGGCGGTGTGGCCCGCCTTGATGCGGACGGACGTTGCAGCCTCACCGGCAGCCTGACCGGTGGTGGCGATTTCACGATCTACTCGCCCTATGTCCGGACCGATCTGAAGGGCAACTGGTCCGCCTTCACCGGCAACATCAACGTGCTCGGGGATTTCCGCATCACGAACTCGAACGGCTACGCCAATGCCGCGATGAACTTCGGCGATGGAGCGTATGCCTACTACAACCTCACGATGAGCGGCACGGTCACGCTGGGCGTCGGCGAACTGTCCGGCACTGCCACCTCGAACCTCCGCGGCGGCCCGACCTCCGGGCGCACCCTCGTCTGGCAGGCGGGCAGCAGGAACACCGACTCCACCTTCGCGGGAGTGATCGGAAACGGCACCGGTCCCACCGCTCTGACGAAGGTCGGCACCGGCGCGCTGACTCTCACCGGTGCGAACACCTACACCGGCGCGACCACCGTCCAAGGCGGCGCGCTGGTGGTGAATGGATCGCTCACCGGCAGCGCCGTGACCGTGCAGAGCAGCGCGACGCTGGGCGGCAGCGGCTCGATCACCGGAGACGTGACCATCCAGAGCGGCGGCAAGCTCGCCTTCACCGTCGCCAATGGCGTGGTCAATGGGCTCAATATCACCGGCAACCTCACGCTCAACGGCTCCATCGTCATCACTCCGGTGCCGGGCGCGGGAGTCTTCCCCCAGGGCACCTACACCATCGCCACCTACTCCGGCACGCTTGGAGGCACGCCCACGCTGGTGTGGAATCCCGCGCCGGGTTCGAACCAGACGGCCACCTTCGACACCAGCACCGCGGGGGTCATCAAGATCACCGTGAAGCGCGGTGCGGCCACGCTCAGCTGGACCGGGGCTGCGAGCGGTACCTGGGATTCCGTTTCTGGCAACTGGTTGCTCAATGGTGGCACGGAGGTGTTCAGCGCGCCCGACAGCGTGGTGTTCGATGATTCCTCCGCGGTGAACACGGTCTCCATTTCCGGCCCGCTCAGCCCGGGCGCGGTCAGCGTCGCGAACAGCACGAAGAACTACACCCTCACCGCGACCAACGGCGGCATCGATGGCGCTGCCGTTCTCACCAAGAGCGGCACCGGCACGCTCACCCTCACTGCGGCCAATGTCTTCACCGGTGGTTCGGTGATCACCGCGGGTTCGATCGTCCTCAGCGATGCGGCGACCAATTCGGGTGGCCTAGGCACCGGACTGGTGAAGCTGAACGGCGGCACCTTGAAGCTCTTCAGCCTCGGCTCCAGCAGCACCAGCGCGGGCACCATTCCCAATGCCATCCAGGTGGATGCGGGCAATGCCGGCACGTTGATCGGGTTCGGGCGTGGCGTCATCTCCGGTCCGGTCACCGGCAGCGGCACGCTCAATTTCCAGACCGACTACGTCCGCTGCGACATCATCGGAAACTGGAGCGCCTTCAACGGTCTGGTCAACGTGACCAAGGGGCCGAACGGTGGCGACTTCCGCATCAACAACACCAACGGCTTCGGCACCGCGCGGATCAATCTGGGCACCGGGACGTATATGTACATGCAGGTGAACTTCGGGCCGAGCGGCCTGACCAACACCATCGGCGAGGTCACCGGCACCGGCGAATTGAAGGGCGGTCCCACGGCGGGGCGCACCATGACCTGGAACGTCGGCGGCGCGAACACCGATGCCACCTTCGATGGTCCCATCAAGAACGCCACCGGCATCACTGCGATCACCAAGAGCGGCACCGGCGCATGGACACTCACCGGGGCCAGCACCTACACCGGCGCGACCAGTGTTTCCGCGGGCTCGCTGCTGGTCACCGGCTCGCTCGGCACCACGGCGGTGTCCGTGGCTTCCGGTGCGACCGTCGGCGGCTCTGGCACCCTCGGGGGCAATCTCACGCTCGCCTCGGGATCTCGGTTGGCTCTCGGCGTCGGCGCTTCCGCGACGAAAGGGCTCACCGTTGCCGGCACCTCCACGCTCACCGGAGCCATCACCGTGGTGCCCGCCATGCTCGGCGGCACGCTCGCCTCCGGCACCTACACGTTGCTGACCTACACCGGCACGCTCGCAGGTTCACCGACCTTCACGTGGAACGACACCACCGGCTCCGGCTATTCCGCCGTCTTCGATACCTCCACCTCCGGTGTGGTGAAGGTCACGCTCGCCGCGCCCTCGTTCATTCCCGCGCCGTCCGGTCTCACGGCCACCTCTGGCAATGGTGAGGTGGCGCTGGCCTGGACTCCCGTCAGCGGTGCCACGAGCTACAAGGTGATGCGTTCCACCAGCAGCGGCATTGGCTACTCGGAGACCGCCACCGGCTTGACCTCGACCTCGTTCACCGATCCCGGCCTGTCCAATGGCATGGACTACTACTACGTCGTGACGGCGGTGAAACCCGACGCAACCAGTGCGAATTCGAACGAGGCCAGCGCGCGCCCGGTGCAGAGTTTCAGCCAGTGGACGGCCTCCGTCTTCCCGGGGCAAACTGACTCCCTCGTCACCGGCCCGAACGCGGATCCGGACAAGGACGGCTGCCAGAACCTGTTGGAGTATTTCTTCGGCCAGGCTCCTGGCACCGCCAACCCGAGCAACCCGATGGCCTGCAAGCCCGATGGCCAGGGTAACATCGAGCTGACCTTCCCGATGTCGAAGAACCTTTCCAACGTCAGCTACGTAGTGAGGCAATCGGCTGACATGAAGACGTGGACCTCCACCAATGTCACGCCCGTGGTCGTCAGCGACAACGGCACCATCCGCCAGATGAAAGCGGTCGTCCCGCGCAACGGCAAGGCGGTCCTGTTCCTCCAGATCTCGGTGACCGGAAACTGA
- a CDS encoding glycoside hydrolase family 71/99-like protein encodes MKKLIQFLIAAASVLSTAHAGSKHSATSKFPSYEGRVMAGYQGWFRAPEDGSGSGWGHYGVRGKFDINHLHVDLWPDVSEYGKTYETAFKNTDGSPARVFSSWDESTVDLHFKWMRDYGIDGAFMQRFIGATRSPEQRTESRVILNHALNASRRKERAIAVMYDLSGLGATGDDCSSVIEDWKELVDQMKITSLGNDQTYLYHRGKPLVAIWGLGFPDRPYNIRTIGIERLIDFLKNDPEYGGCSVMLGVPTYFRELNIDCLPDPYLHEIIAKADIVLPWTPQRFSPLLHNEMERFGTLVKGDVAWCAERKVDYVPCIYPGFSWYNLSKLEFGGAHPLNQIPRQKGKFYWDLISTAIDSQAKMLYVAMFDEMDEATAIFKCTSHPPVGAALTDYEGMASDHYLWLTGQGGKMLRKEIPFTKKIPARVKEVAVGPVERTK; translated from the coding sequence ATGAAAAAATTGATCCAATTCCTGATTGCTGCCGCCTCTGTCCTGTCCACCGCCCATGCCGGTTCCAAACACAGCGCCACCAGCAAGTTTCCCTCATACGAAGGACGGGTGATGGCCGGATATCAAGGATGGTTCCGCGCTCCCGAGGATGGTTCAGGCAGCGGCTGGGGACATTATGGGGTCCGAGGGAAATTCGACATCAACCATCTCCACGTCGATCTTTGGCCGGATGTTTCGGAATACGGGAAAACCTACGAAACCGCCTTCAAGAACACCGATGGTTCCCCCGCGCGGGTCTTCAGCTCGTGGGATGAAAGCACGGTGGATCTTCACTTCAAGTGGATGAGGGACTACGGCATCGACGGTGCCTTCATGCAGCGTTTCATCGGTGCCACCCGCAGTCCGGAGCAAAGGACGGAATCCCGGGTGATACTGAACCACGCGCTGAACGCGTCCCGAAGGAAGGAACGCGCGATCGCTGTGATGTACGATCTTTCCGGTCTCGGTGCCACAGGGGATGACTGCTCCTCGGTGATCGAGGACTGGAAGGAACTCGTCGATCAAATGAAGATCACCTCCCTCGGCAATGATCAGACCTATCTGTATCATCGGGGAAAACCACTCGTCGCGATCTGGGGCCTCGGATTTCCCGACCGGCCCTATAACATCCGCACCATCGGCATTGAACGTCTGATCGACTTCCTCAAGAACGACCCCGAATACGGCGGCTGCTCGGTGATGCTGGGTGTTCCAACCTATTTCCGCGAATTGAACATTGATTGCCTGCCGGACCCATACCTTCACGAGATCATCGCCAAGGCGGACATCGTCCTGCCTTGGACTCCCCAGCGTTTCAGCCCGCTCCTCCACAATGAAATGGAGCGTTTCGGAACCCTGGTGAAAGGAGATGTCGCTTGGTGCGCCGAGCGGAAGGTGGACTACGTTCCCTGCATCTATCCAGGTTTCAGTTGGTATAACCTGAGCAAGCTTGAATTCGGCGGAGCCCATCCGCTCAATCAGATTCCCCGTCAGAAAGGCAAATTCTATTGGGATCTCATCAGCACCGCGATCGACTCGCAGGCGAAGATGCTCTACGTGGCGATGTTCGACGAAATGGACGAGGCCACCGCCATTTTCAAATGCACCAGCCATCCTCCGGTGGGTGCCGCCCTGACCGACTACGAAGGCATGGCCTCCGACCACTATCTTTGGCTGACCGGCCAAGGCGGGAAAATGCTCCGCAAGGAAATTCCCTTCACCAAGAAGATTCCCGCCCGCGTCAAGGAGGTCGCCGTGGGCCCAGTCGAACGGACAAAGTAG